TCCTCAACCGCTATGTCAAGGAAGGCAGCGCCGCTTTCGCCGGCAAGTGGGAACCCTACGAAGAAGCCAAGCATTGTACGGCTTGCCATACCACTTCCAGTGTCGATATCGGTCCTTCCCAGCAAGGCAAGTTAAACTGCGTATCCTGCCACGACGACCATACCAAGTAACCCCTATATTAACAAAGGGCCTATCCCTAGAGGAAAGACCCTTTTTTCATGCCGTTACCTGATGGCTTCCTTCATCTCGCGCACATAATTGACCACATGGGGGATACAATCCGGACCATGCTGTGCTATGATTTGCACAATGGCGCTGCCCACAATCACCCCGTCGGCAACGCCGGCCACTTCCCTCGCCTGTTGGGGCGTCGCGATCCCAAAGCCCACCGCGCAGGGAATATCTTTCACCCCTTTAATCATCTCCACCATGCCGGCCACCTGGTCACCCAGCTTTTCCCGCACACCGGTCACACCCAGGGAGGAAACACAGTAGACGAAGCCTTCCGCTTCCTGGGCAATCATCTTCATCCGGTCCCCGGAAGTGGGAGCCACCATCGAGATCAACGCAATCCCGTGGGCCCGGCAGTAAGGCAGGAACTCATCCCTCTCTTCAAAGGGAACATCCGGCACAATGAGGGCGTCAACCCCGACTTGGGCACAGCGGGTCATGAATTTCTCCGGGCCGTACACAAACACCGGATTGGCATAGGTCATCAAAGCCAGCGGCACCTGGCACGCCTGCCGCACTCGCTCCACCAGGGCGAAGACCCGGTCTACATTGACTCCCTGGGCCAGAGCCCGCATGTTGGCCCCTTGGATCACTTCTCCCTCGGCCACCGGATCAGAAAAGGGAAGGCCCAGCTCAATTAAATCCGCTCCGGCTTGAGCCATGGCCGGGATGAGGCGTTCCGTGATTTCCAGGGAAGGATCCCCGGCGGTAATAAAAGGAATAAAAGCCTTCCCATTTTGGAAGACAGAGGTCAACCTACTCATGCACATTCACCCCTTTGTAGCGGGCAATGGCAGCCACGTCTTTATCACCGCGGCCCGACAGGCATACAACCACGACCCGGTCTCTACCCAACCGGGGCGCCAGTTTCATGGCGTACGCCACGGCATGGGCGCTTTCAATGGCGGGAATGATACCTTCCGTGCGGGACAGGTATTCAAAGGCCGCCACCGCCTCTTCGTCCGTCACCGCCACGTACTCTGCCCGGCCCCTATCATGCAGGTAAGAGTGTTCCGGACCTACGCCCGGATAATCCAGCCCGGCAGAAATCGAGTAAACGGGGGCAATCTGCCCGTACTCATCCTGGCAGAAATAAGATTTCATCCCGTGGAAAATGCCTAAAGCGCCCCGGTTGATGGTAGCCGCATGGCGGCCCGTCTCCAGCCCGAGGCCCGCCGCCTCACACCCGATGAGCCGCACGGATTCATCCTTAATAAAATCATAAAAGATACCCATGGCATTGCTTCCCCC
This window of the Clostridia bacterium genome carries:
- a CDS encoding tryptophan synthase subunit alpha, which translates into the protein MSRLTSVFQNGKAFIPFITAGDPSLEITERLIPAMAQAGADLIELGLPFSDPVAEGEVIQGANMRALAQGVNVDRVFALVERVRQACQVPLALMTYANPVFVYGPEKFMTRCAQVGVDALIVPDVPFEERDEFLPYCRAHGIALISMVAPTSGDRMKMIAQEAEGFVYCVSSLGVTGVREKLGDQVAGMVEMIKGVKDIPCAVGFGIATPQQAREVAGVADGVIVGSAIVQIIAQHGPDCIPHVVNYVREMKEAIR